The following proteins are encoded in a genomic region of Pungitius pungitius chromosome 19, fPunPun2.1, whole genome shotgun sequence:
- the spice1 gene encoding spindle and centriole-associated protein 1 isoform X3, with product MSFVRGGRPQQHKVKRPVRPKKAAAAPKRDWVSTVNDLSVHRASPAELNHRHEIHKSHNRAAAQWELREKDLQRRFRHAGSPAPLDDASLSIIREVFSDQLLLQDVLARSDRAMAVVKDLFGDAPRRQTGHPSVTMAPNCDSDSGLPVLQRPDPPTQLSLLSQSLMDPQALNEIEASEEDYSDEDTCPTGSSDYDVIRRANVKKMKAQSRGRVVQRQKVNGANSKQAGRDNHPVTPCTSGRASAQAALNATMAVQRVRSRQSQSEEAMEEPAVLVSQVLNPDVPLNQSGRVSSQTMRGRNGVSQRSALDGSSVASLSGDQSSLGLLQTMLGQVEADLDTLIPATEPASAQSQKKDKAQGLTGFSVALVSTLGRLVHLLKQREEKAQEEARERRILEEVSREQRGLIDALTAETMTLREEAAALQSGLQQRTTELEQKLDTVVLLMGGLGLLEAPVDPPRDSDSRAAVCQSAPVDQRHSERVRVSASPAVLLSPPRQTDNWQQTPATHPVQLHRDPPGDILRSREDVHSHSSASSLTSLPLSSLPSSSSSLSPTSDPLGSQLSPGVMLAEIAQLTRQNNLIRAQFSRAKSRGSEVAEPSRGSNEQRRNSAGRVTPQNVGEGRMSASSSTGRRSRSVQAAEGEQATSPDSLHMSSVEQRLLELNRQSAAARGRLLELIEQQKQSTVASTSSSPIPPSAFSPHSAGGSPEASLLLPEEERLSQTRRRSAGSEVSSNSLGGEMRDGKTRQMEKRRERDGWFALSAHVR from the exons ATGTCGTTTGTGAGAGGTGGACgtccacaacaacacaaagttaAACGGCCCGTTCGACCcaagaaagcagcagcagctcccaaAAGAGATTGGGTG AGCACTGTCAATGACCTGTCTGTGCACAGGGCGTCGCCTGCGGAGCTG AACCATCGGCATGAGATTCACAAGTCCCACAACAGGGCGGCGGCTCAGTGGGAGCTGAGAGAAAAAGATCTGCAGCGCCGTTTCAGACACGCCGGGAGCCCCGCTCCTCTGGACGACGCCAGCCTCAGCATCATCAGGGAG GTGTTCTCTGATCAGCTGTTGCTTCAGGATGTGCTGGCTCGCTCTGACAGAGCCATGGCTGTTGTCAAAGACTTGTTTGGAGATGCTCCACGCAGGCAGACTG GGCACCCCAGTGTGACAATGGCACCAAACTGTGACTCTGACTCAGGGCTGCCGGTGCTACAAAGACCTGATCCTCCAACGCAACTGTCTCTGCTCAGCCAGTCTCTGATGGacccacag GCTCTTAATGAGATTGAAGCTTCAGAGGAAGACTACAGTGATGAAGATACTTGTCCTACTGGCAGTTCAGACTATGACGTAATCCGCAG GGccaatgttaaaaaaatgaaggccCAGTCTCGAGGTAGGGTGGTACAGCGACAGAAAGTCAATGGTGCCAACTCcaagcaggcaggcagggaTAACCATCCTGTAACCCCCTGCACATCAGGCAGAGCATCGGCTCAAGCAG CTCTGAACGCCACAATGGCGGTTCAGCGTGTTCGCTCCAGACAAAGCCAGTCCGAGGAAGCCATGGAGGAACCAGCGGTCCTGGTTTCTCAAGTCCTAAACCCTGACGTTCCTCTTAACCAGTCAG GCAGAGTCAGTAGTCAAACCATGAGGGGCAGGAATGGGGTTTCCCAGAGGTCAGCGCTGGATGGCTCATCGGTTGCCTCTCTCAGTGGGGACCAGTCCAGCCTGGGCCTGTTGCAGACCATGCTGGGTCAGGTGGAGGCCGACTTGGATACTCTGATTCCTGCCACTGAACCAGCTTCAGCGCAGAGTCAGAAGAAGGATAAAGCTCAAGGCCTCACAGGGTTCTCTGTTGCGTTGGTCTCCACTCTGGGGCGTTTAGTGCACCTGCTCAAACAG agggaagaaaaagcaCAGGAGGAGGCTCGAGAGAGGAGGATCCTGGAGGAGGTGTCAAGGGAGCAGCGCGGGCTGATCGACGCGCTCACCGCTGAGACGATGACTCTGAGGGAAGAGGCCGCCGCCCTGCAG TCCGGGCTGCAGCAGCGGACGACAGAGCTGGAGCAGAAGTTGGACACGGTGGTGTTGTTGATGGGGGGACTCGGACTCCTGGAGGCGCCCGTTGACCCGCCCCGTGACTCTGATTCCCGAGCTGCAG TTTGTCAGTCTGCACCAGTTGATCAGCGACATTCTGAACGAGTGCGAGTGTCGGCTTCTCCAGCTGTCTTGCTCTCCCCTCCTCGCCAGACAGACAACTGGCAACAAACTCCCG CGACTCATCCAGTACAGCTTCACCGGGATCCTCCTGGAGACATCCTACGCTCCCGTGAGGACGTCCACTCCCACAGCTCTGCCTCTAGCCTAACCAGCCTTCCTCTCTCCAgcctcccctcttcttcttcatcattatCCCCAACCTCCGACCCTCTCGGCTCACAGCTCTCCCCGGGGGTCATGCTGGCGGAGATCGCTCAGCTGACCAGACAGAACAACCTGATCAGGGCCCAGTTTAGCCGGGCTAAGAGCCGCGGGTCGGAGGTCGCGGAACCGTCTCGGGGTAGCAACGAGCAGAGGAGGAACAGCGCGGGGAGAGTCACACCCCAAAATGTTGGAGAGGGGAGGATGTCGGCATCCAGCAGCACAGGGAGAAGGAGTCGGAGCGTCCAGGCTGCTGAAGGAGAGCAG GCAACTTCACCCGACAGCCTCCACATGAGCAGTGTGGAACAGCGCCTCCTGGAGCTAAACAGACAAAGTGCAGCGGCGAGGGGTCGCCTGCTGGAGCTTATTGAGCAGCAGAAGCAAAGTACCGTAGCTTCTACCTCTAGttcccccatccctccctccgcTTTCAGCCCCCATTCAGCAG GGGGGAGTCCTGAGGcatctctgctgctgcctgAAGAGGAGCGGCTGTCACAGACAAGGAGACG ATCTGCTGGTTCTGAAGTGTCTTCTAACAGTCTTGGTGGAGAAATGAGAGATGGCAAAACACGG CAGATGGagaagcggagagagagagatgggtggTTTGCCTTGTCTGCTCATGTGAGGTGA
- the spice1 gene encoding spindle and centriole-associated protein 1 isoform X1 encodes MSFVRGGRPQQHKVKRPVRPKKAAAAPKRDWVSTVNDLSVHRASPAELNHRHEIHKSHNRAAAQWELREKDLQRRFRHAGSPAPLDDASLSIIREVFSDQLLLQDVLARSDRAMAVVKDLFGDAPRRQTGHPSVTMAPNCDSDSGLPVLQRPDPPTQLSLLSQSLMDPQALNEIEASEEDYSDEDTCPTGSSDYDVIRRANVKKMKAQSRGRVVQRQKVNGANSKQAGRDNHPVTPCTSGRASAQAALNATMAVQRVRSRQSQSEEAMEEPAVLVSQVLNPDVPLNQSGRVSSQTMRGRNGVSQRSALDGSSVASLSGDQSSLGLLQTMLGQVEADLDTLIPATEPASAQSQKKDKAQGLTGFSVALVSTLGRLVHLLKQREEKAQEEARERRILEEVSREQRGLIDALTAETMTLREEAAALQSGLQQRTTELEQKLDTVVLLMGGLGLLEAPVDPPRDSDSRAAVCQSAPVDQRHSERVRVSASPAVLLSPPRQTDNWQQTPATHPVQLHRDPPGDILRSREDVHSHSSASSLTSLPLSSLPSSSSSLSPTSDPLGSQLSPGVMLAEIAQLTRQNNLIRAQFSRAKSRGSEVAEPSRGSNEQRRNSAGRVTPQNVGEGRMSASSSTGRRSRSVQAAEGEQVTNQATSPDSLHMSSVEQRLLELNRQSAAARGRLLELIEQQKQSTVASTSSSPIPPSAFSPHSAGGSPEASLLLPEEERLSQTRRRSAGSEVSSNSLGGEMRDGKTRQMEKRRERDGWFALSAHVR; translated from the exons ATGTCGTTTGTGAGAGGTGGACgtccacaacaacacaaagttaAACGGCCCGTTCGACCcaagaaagcagcagcagctcccaaAAGAGATTGGGTG AGCACTGTCAATGACCTGTCTGTGCACAGGGCGTCGCCTGCGGAGCTG AACCATCGGCATGAGATTCACAAGTCCCACAACAGGGCGGCGGCTCAGTGGGAGCTGAGAGAAAAAGATCTGCAGCGCCGTTTCAGACACGCCGGGAGCCCCGCTCCTCTGGACGACGCCAGCCTCAGCATCATCAGGGAG GTGTTCTCTGATCAGCTGTTGCTTCAGGATGTGCTGGCTCGCTCTGACAGAGCCATGGCTGTTGTCAAAGACTTGTTTGGAGATGCTCCACGCAGGCAGACTG GGCACCCCAGTGTGACAATGGCACCAAACTGTGACTCTGACTCAGGGCTGCCGGTGCTACAAAGACCTGATCCTCCAACGCAACTGTCTCTGCTCAGCCAGTCTCTGATGGacccacag GCTCTTAATGAGATTGAAGCTTCAGAGGAAGACTACAGTGATGAAGATACTTGTCCTACTGGCAGTTCAGACTATGACGTAATCCGCAG GGccaatgttaaaaaaatgaaggccCAGTCTCGAGGTAGGGTGGTACAGCGACAGAAAGTCAATGGTGCCAACTCcaagcaggcaggcagggaTAACCATCCTGTAACCCCCTGCACATCAGGCAGAGCATCGGCTCAAGCAG CTCTGAACGCCACAATGGCGGTTCAGCGTGTTCGCTCCAGACAAAGCCAGTCCGAGGAAGCCATGGAGGAACCAGCGGTCCTGGTTTCTCAAGTCCTAAACCCTGACGTTCCTCTTAACCAGTCAG GCAGAGTCAGTAGTCAAACCATGAGGGGCAGGAATGGGGTTTCCCAGAGGTCAGCGCTGGATGGCTCATCGGTTGCCTCTCTCAGTGGGGACCAGTCCAGCCTGGGCCTGTTGCAGACCATGCTGGGTCAGGTGGAGGCCGACTTGGATACTCTGATTCCTGCCACTGAACCAGCTTCAGCGCAGAGTCAGAAGAAGGATAAAGCTCAAGGCCTCACAGGGTTCTCTGTTGCGTTGGTCTCCACTCTGGGGCGTTTAGTGCACCTGCTCAAACAG agggaagaaaaagcaCAGGAGGAGGCTCGAGAGAGGAGGATCCTGGAGGAGGTGTCAAGGGAGCAGCGCGGGCTGATCGACGCGCTCACCGCTGAGACGATGACTCTGAGGGAAGAGGCCGCCGCCCTGCAG TCCGGGCTGCAGCAGCGGACGACAGAGCTGGAGCAGAAGTTGGACACGGTGGTGTTGTTGATGGGGGGACTCGGACTCCTGGAGGCGCCCGTTGACCCGCCCCGTGACTCTGATTCCCGAGCTGCAG TTTGTCAGTCTGCACCAGTTGATCAGCGACATTCTGAACGAGTGCGAGTGTCGGCTTCTCCAGCTGTCTTGCTCTCCCCTCCTCGCCAGACAGACAACTGGCAACAAACTCCCG CGACTCATCCAGTACAGCTTCACCGGGATCCTCCTGGAGACATCCTACGCTCCCGTGAGGACGTCCACTCCCACAGCTCTGCCTCTAGCCTAACCAGCCTTCCTCTCTCCAgcctcccctcttcttcttcatcattatCCCCAACCTCCGACCCTCTCGGCTCACAGCTCTCCCCGGGGGTCATGCTGGCGGAGATCGCTCAGCTGACCAGACAGAACAACCTGATCAGGGCCCAGTTTAGCCGGGCTAAGAGCCGCGGGTCGGAGGTCGCGGAACCGTCTCGGGGTAGCAACGAGCAGAGGAGGAACAGCGCGGGGAGAGTCACACCCCAAAATGTTGGAGAGGGGAGGATGTCGGCATCCAGCAGCACAGGGAGAAGGAGTCGGAGCGTCCAGGCTGCTGAAGGAGAGCAGGTGACAAACCAG GCAACTTCACCCGACAGCCTCCACATGAGCAGTGTGGAACAGCGCCTCCTGGAGCTAAACAGACAAAGTGCAGCGGCGAGGGGTCGCCTGCTGGAGCTTATTGAGCAGCAGAAGCAAAGTACCGTAGCTTCTACCTCTAGttcccccatccctccctccgcTTTCAGCCCCCATTCAGCAG GGGGGAGTCCTGAGGcatctctgctgctgcctgAAGAGGAGCGGCTGTCACAGACAAGGAGACG ATCTGCTGGTTCTGAAGTGTCTTCTAACAGTCTTGGTGGAGAAATGAGAGATGGCAAAACACGG CAGATGGagaagcggagagagagagatgggtggTTTGCCTTGTCTGCTCATGTGAGGTGA
- the spice1 gene encoding spindle and centriole-associated protein 1 isoform X2: MSFVRGGRPQQHKVKRPVRPKKAAAAPKRDWVSTVNDLSVHRASPAELNHRHEIHKSHNRAAAQWELREKDLQRRFRHAGSPAPLDDASLSIIREVFSDQLLLQDVLARSDRAMAVVKDLFGDAPRRQTGHPSVTMAPNCDSDSGLPVLQRPDPPTQLSLLSQSLMDPQALNEIEASEEDYSDEDTCPTGSSDYDVIRRANVKKMKAQSRGRVVQRQKVNGANSKQAGRDNHPVTPCTSGRASAQAALNATMAVQRVRSRQSQSEEAMEEPAVLVSQVLNPDVPLNQSGRVSSQTMRGRNGVSQRSALDGSSVASLSGDQSSLGLLQTMLGQVEADLDTLIPATEPASAQSQKKDKAQGLTGFSVALVSTLGRLVHLLKQREEKAQEEARERRILEEVSREQRGLIDALTAETMTLREEAAALQSGLQQRTTELEQKLDTVVLLMGGLGLLEAPVDPPRDSDSRAAVCQSAPVDQRHSERVRVSASPAVLLSPPRQTDNWQQTPATHPVQLHRDPPGDILRSREDVHSHSSASSLTSLPLSSLPSSSSSLSPTSDPLGSQLSPGVMLAEIAQLTRQNNLIRAQFSRAKSRGSEVAEPSRGSNEQRRNSAGRVTPQNVGEGRMSASSSTGRRSRSVQAAEGEQVTNQATSPDSLHMSSVEQRLLELNRQSAAARGRLLELIEQQKQSTVASTSSSPIPPSAFSPHSAGGSPEASLLLPEEERLSQTRRRSAGSEVSSNSLGGEMRDGKTRMEKRRERDGWFALSAHVR, from the exons ATGTCGTTTGTGAGAGGTGGACgtccacaacaacacaaagttaAACGGCCCGTTCGACCcaagaaagcagcagcagctcccaaAAGAGATTGGGTG AGCACTGTCAATGACCTGTCTGTGCACAGGGCGTCGCCTGCGGAGCTG AACCATCGGCATGAGATTCACAAGTCCCACAACAGGGCGGCGGCTCAGTGGGAGCTGAGAGAAAAAGATCTGCAGCGCCGTTTCAGACACGCCGGGAGCCCCGCTCCTCTGGACGACGCCAGCCTCAGCATCATCAGGGAG GTGTTCTCTGATCAGCTGTTGCTTCAGGATGTGCTGGCTCGCTCTGACAGAGCCATGGCTGTTGTCAAAGACTTGTTTGGAGATGCTCCACGCAGGCAGACTG GGCACCCCAGTGTGACAATGGCACCAAACTGTGACTCTGACTCAGGGCTGCCGGTGCTACAAAGACCTGATCCTCCAACGCAACTGTCTCTGCTCAGCCAGTCTCTGATGGacccacag GCTCTTAATGAGATTGAAGCTTCAGAGGAAGACTACAGTGATGAAGATACTTGTCCTACTGGCAGTTCAGACTATGACGTAATCCGCAG GGccaatgttaaaaaaatgaaggccCAGTCTCGAGGTAGGGTGGTACAGCGACAGAAAGTCAATGGTGCCAACTCcaagcaggcaggcagggaTAACCATCCTGTAACCCCCTGCACATCAGGCAGAGCATCGGCTCAAGCAG CTCTGAACGCCACAATGGCGGTTCAGCGTGTTCGCTCCAGACAAAGCCAGTCCGAGGAAGCCATGGAGGAACCAGCGGTCCTGGTTTCTCAAGTCCTAAACCCTGACGTTCCTCTTAACCAGTCAG GCAGAGTCAGTAGTCAAACCATGAGGGGCAGGAATGGGGTTTCCCAGAGGTCAGCGCTGGATGGCTCATCGGTTGCCTCTCTCAGTGGGGACCAGTCCAGCCTGGGCCTGTTGCAGACCATGCTGGGTCAGGTGGAGGCCGACTTGGATACTCTGATTCCTGCCACTGAACCAGCTTCAGCGCAGAGTCAGAAGAAGGATAAAGCTCAAGGCCTCACAGGGTTCTCTGTTGCGTTGGTCTCCACTCTGGGGCGTTTAGTGCACCTGCTCAAACAG agggaagaaaaagcaCAGGAGGAGGCTCGAGAGAGGAGGATCCTGGAGGAGGTGTCAAGGGAGCAGCGCGGGCTGATCGACGCGCTCACCGCTGAGACGATGACTCTGAGGGAAGAGGCCGCCGCCCTGCAG TCCGGGCTGCAGCAGCGGACGACAGAGCTGGAGCAGAAGTTGGACACGGTGGTGTTGTTGATGGGGGGACTCGGACTCCTGGAGGCGCCCGTTGACCCGCCCCGTGACTCTGATTCCCGAGCTGCAG TTTGTCAGTCTGCACCAGTTGATCAGCGACATTCTGAACGAGTGCGAGTGTCGGCTTCTCCAGCTGTCTTGCTCTCCCCTCCTCGCCAGACAGACAACTGGCAACAAACTCCCG CGACTCATCCAGTACAGCTTCACCGGGATCCTCCTGGAGACATCCTACGCTCCCGTGAGGACGTCCACTCCCACAGCTCTGCCTCTAGCCTAACCAGCCTTCCTCTCTCCAgcctcccctcttcttcttcatcattatCCCCAACCTCCGACCCTCTCGGCTCACAGCTCTCCCCGGGGGTCATGCTGGCGGAGATCGCTCAGCTGACCAGACAGAACAACCTGATCAGGGCCCAGTTTAGCCGGGCTAAGAGCCGCGGGTCGGAGGTCGCGGAACCGTCTCGGGGTAGCAACGAGCAGAGGAGGAACAGCGCGGGGAGAGTCACACCCCAAAATGTTGGAGAGGGGAGGATGTCGGCATCCAGCAGCACAGGGAGAAGGAGTCGGAGCGTCCAGGCTGCTGAAGGAGAGCAGGTGACAAACCAG GCAACTTCACCCGACAGCCTCCACATGAGCAGTGTGGAACAGCGCCTCCTGGAGCTAAACAGACAAAGTGCAGCGGCGAGGGGTCGCCTGCTGGAGCTTATTGAGCAGCAGAAGCAAAGTACCGTAGCTTCTACCTCTAGttcccccatccctccctccgcTTTCAGCCCCCATTCAGCAG GGGGGAGTCCTGAGGcatctctgctgctgcctgAAGAGGAGCGGCTGTCACAGACAAGGAGACG ATCTGCTGGTTCTGAAGTGTCTTCTAACAGTCTTGGTGGAGAAATGAGAGATGGCAAAACACGG ATGGagaagcggagagagagagatgggtggTTTGCCTTGTCTGCTCATGTGAGGTGA
- the spice1 gene encoding spindle and centriole-associated protein 1 isoform X4: MSFVRGGRPQQHKVKRPVRPKKAAAAPKRDWVSTVNDLSVHRASPAELNHRHEIHKSHNRAAAQWELREKDLQRRFRHAGSPAPLDDASLSIIREVFSDQLLLQDVLARSDRAMAVVKDLFGDAPRRQTGLPVLQRPDPPTQLSLLSQSLMDPQALNEIEASEEDYSDEDTCPTGSSDYDVIRRANVKKMKAQSRGRVVQRQKVNGANSKQAGRDNHPVTPCTSGRASAQAALNATMAVQRVRSRQSQSEEAMEEPAVLVSQVLNPDVPLNQSGRVSSQTMRGRNGVSQRSALDGSSVASLSGDQSSLGLLQTMLGQVEADLDTLIPATEPASAQSQKKDKAQGLTGFSVALVSTLGRLVHLLKQREEKAQEEARERRILEEVSREQRGLIDALTAETMTLREEAAALQSGLQQRTTELEQKLDTVVLLMGGLGLLEAPVDPPRDSDSRAAVCQSAPVDQRHSERVRVSASPAVLLSPPRQTDNWQQTPATHPVQLHRDPPGDILRSREDVHSHSSASSLTSLPLSSLPSSSSSLSPTSDPLGSQLSPGVMLAEIAQLTRQNNLIRAQFSRAKSRGSEVAEPSRGSNEQRRNSAGRVTPQNVGEGRMSASSSTGRRSRSVQAAEGEQVTNQATSPDSLHMSSVEQRLLELNRQSAAARGRLLELIEQQKQSTVASTSSSPIPPSAFSPHSAGGSPEASLLLPEEERLSQTRRRSAGSEVSSNSLGGEMRDGKTRQMEKRRERDGWFALSAHVR; encoded by the exons ATGTCGTTTGTGAGAGGTGGACgtccacaacaacacaaagttaAACGGCCCGTTCGACCcaagaaagcagcagcagctcccaaAAGAGATTGGGTG AGCACTGTCAATGACCTGTCTGTGCACAGGGCGTCGCCTGCGGAGCTG AACCATCGGCATGAGATTCACAAGTCCCACAACAGGGCGGCGGCTCAGTGGGAGCTGAGAGAAAAAGATCTGCAGCGCCGTTTCAGACACGCCGGGAGCCCCGCTCCTCTGGACGACGCCAGCCTCAGCATCATCAGGGAG GTGTTCTCTGATCAGCTGTTGCTTCAGGATGTGCTGGCTCGCTCTGACAGAGCCATGGCTGTTGTCAAAGACTTGTTTGGAGATGCTCCACGCAGGCAGACTG GGCTGCCGGTGCTACAAAGACCTGATCCTCCAACGCAACTGTCTCTGCTCAGCCAGTCTCTGATGGacccacag GCTCTTAATGAGATTGAAGCTTCAGAGGAAGACTACAGTGATGAAGATACTTGTCCTACTGGCAGTTCAGACTATGACGTAATCCGCAG GGccaatgttaaaaaaatgaaggccCAGTCTCGAGGTAGGGTGGTACAGCGACAGAAAGTCAATGGTGCCAACTCcaagcaggcaggcagggaTAACCATCCTGTAACCCCCTGCACATCAGGCAGAGCATCGGCTCAAGCAG CTCTGAACGCCACAATGGCGGTTCAGCGTGTTCGCTCCAGACAAAGCCAGTCCGAGGAAGCCATGGAGGAACCAGCGGTCCTGGTTTCTCAAGTCCTAAACCCTGACGTTCCTCTTAACCAGTCAG GCAGAGTCAGTAGTCAAACCATGAGGGGCAGGAATGGGGTTTCCCAGAGGTCAGCGCTGGATGGCTCATCGGTTGCCTCTCTCAGTGGGGACCAGTCCAGCCTGGGCCTGTTGCAGACCATGCTGGGTCAGGTGGAGGCCGACTTGGATACTCTGATTCCTGCCACTGAACCAGCTTCAGCGCAGAGTCAGAAGAAGGATAAAGCTCAAGGCCTCACAGGGTTCTCTGTTGCGTTGGTCTCCACTCTGGGGCGTTTAGTGCACCTGCTCAAACAG agggaagaaaaagcaCAGGAGGAGGCTCGAGAGAGGAGGATCCTGGAGGAGGTGTCAAGGGAGCAGCGCGGGCTGATCGACGCGCTCACCGCTGAGACGATGACTCTGAGGGAAGAGGCCGCCGCCCTGCAG TCCGGGCTGCAGCAGCGGACGACAGAGCTGGAGCAGAAGTTGGACACGGTGGTGTTGTTGATGGGGGGACTCGGACTCCTGGAGGCGCCCGTTGACCCGCCCCGTGACTCTGATTCCCGAGCTGCAG TTTGTCAGTCTGCACCAGTTGATCAGCGACATTCTGAACGAGTGCGAGTGTCGGCTTCTCCAGCTGTCTTGCTCTCCCCTCCTCGCCAGACAGACAACTGGCAACAAACTCCCG CGACTCATCCAGTACAGCTTCACCGGGATCCTCCTGGAGACATCCTACGCTCCCGTGAGGACGTCCACTCCCACAGCTCTGCCTCTAGCCTAACCAGCCTTCCTCTCTCCAgcctcccctcttcttcttcatcattatCCCCAACCTCCGACCCTCTCGGCTCACAGCTCTCCCCGGGGGTCATGCTGGCGGAGATCGCTCAGCTGACCAGACAGAACAACCTGATCAGGGCCCAGTTTAGCCGGGCTAAGAGCCGCGGGTCGGAGGTCGCGGAACCGTCTCGGGGTAGCAACGAGCAGAGGAGGAACAGCGCGGGGAGAGTCACACCCCAAAATGTTGGAGAGGGGAGGATGTCGGCATCCAGCAGCACAGGGAGAAGGAGTCGGAGCGTCCAGGCTGCTGAAGGAGAGCAGGTGACAAACCAG GCAACTTCACCCGACAGCCTCCACATGAGCAGTGTGGAACAGCGCCTCCTGGAGCTAAACAGACAAAGTGCAGCGGCGAGGGGTCGCCTGCTGGAGCTTATTGAGCAGCAGAAGCAAAGTACCGTAGCTTCTACCTCTAGttcccccatccctccctccgcTTTCAGCCCCCATTCAGCAG GGGGGAGTCCTGAGGcatctctgctgctgcctgAAGAGGAGCGGCTGTCACAGACAAGGAGACG ATCTGCTGGTTCTGAAGTGTCTTCTAACAGTCTTGGTGGAGAAATGAGAGATGGCAAAACACGG CAGATGGagaagcggagagagagagatgggtggTTTGCCTTGTCTGCTCATGTGAGGTGA
- the LOC119198770 gene encoding protein shisa-2 yields MWGGGFPMSVPAIVTLLLVISDVKGSEYCHGWHDSQGPWKEGFQCPEKIDAVDAIICCGKCELRYCCSSTEARLDQGSCDNDRQAKEPGAEDKEDKESGAVPIYVPFLIVGSVFVAFVLVGSVVAVCCCRCLRPKQELSSGGAAGGGGSGRLLETIPMMASGGTSRGSSSRQSSTATSSSSSAPPAAPRPALMRAQASCCLPPDASVFVNMPTNFSVLNCQQATQIMPHQGQFLHPQYIGYAHPAQTYLDPSQGDTDPSSPPCPPPNGGSSITGDQKYPALTV; encoded by the exons ATGTGGGGAGGAGGTTTCCCGATGTCCGTCCCAGCGATTGTGACTCTGCTCCTGGTCATAAGCGACGTGAAAGGCAGTGAGTACTGCCATGGCTGGCACGACTCCCAGGGCCCGTGGAAGGAGGGCTTCCAGTGTCCGGAGAAGATCGACGCGGTGGACGCGATCATCTGCTGCGGCAAATGCGAGCTGCGCTACTGCTGCTCCAGCACGGAGGCCCGGCTGGATCAAGGGAGCTGCGATAACGATCGGCAGGCCAAGGAGCCCGGGGcggaggacaaggaggacaagGAGTCCGGTGCAG TGCCCATCTACGTGCCGTTCCTGATCGTGGGCTCGGTGTTTGTGGCTTTCGTCCTGGTGGGCTCCGTGGTCGCCGtgtgctgctgccgctgcctcCGCCCCAAACAGGAACTGTCCTcgggaggtgctgcgggaggaggggggagcggCCGCCTCTTGGAAACCATCCCCATGATGGCCAGTGGGGGGACCTCCAGGGGTTCCTCTTCACGCCAGTCCAGCACGGCCACGTCGTCCAGCTCCTCCGCCCcgcccgccgccccccgccccgccctcaTGCGGGCTCAGGCCTCCTGCTGCCTGCCCCCCGATGCCAGCGTCTTCGTCAACATGCCCACCAACTTCTCCGTGCTCAACTGCCAGCAGGCCACGCAAATCATGCCTCACCAGGGACAGTTCCTCCACCCGCAGTACATCGGCTACGCCCACCCGGCCCAAACCTACCTGGACCCCAGCCAGGGGGATACAGACCCCTCCAGTcccccctgccctcctcccAACGGGGGCTCCAGCATCACCGGGGACCAGAAGTACCCCGCGCTGACTGTATGA